In Apium graveolens cultivar Ventura chromosome 10, ASM990537v1, whole genome shotgun sequence, the following are encoded in one genomic region:
- the LOC141690533 gene encoding putative polyamine oxidase 5, which translates to MVVKKPRIVIIGAGMAGLTAANKLCTAQKDGEAFELCVFEGGSRIGGRINTSEFGGDRIEMGATWIHGILNSPVYKIAQEIDGLKSEKPWECMDGFLDEPVTIAEGGLEVSPSLVEVITSLFNSLMDFAQGKNVEFQENVAAKAFLDCGSDRPSLGCFLRNGLEAYWDLVKNGEEDVGWSRKLLEEAIFAMHENTQRTYTSAGDLMNLDYTAESEYMMFPGEEITIAKGYMSIIESIASVLPAGLIQLGRKVEKIEWQQPSSCLGTTRPVKLHFSDGTTFSADHVIVTVSLGVLKDRIRDESSMFSPPLPSFKNQAISKLGYGVVNKLFLQVSTSDDQETSELSKFPFLQMAFHQSDSKLKNPDIPWWLRRTAYISPIYKKSSVVLAWLAGKEALALESLDDEEILDKVSTTISSFLSSPAKLNNGNGSSLGSYEGKELKFTKVLRTKWGSDPLFMGSYSYVAVGSSGDDIDNLAEPLPENGSSSPPLQILFAGEATHRTRYSTTHGAYFSGLREANRLLKYYKCISDL; encoded by the coding sequence ATGGTGGTCAAAAAGCCAAGAATTGTGATCATTGGTGCAGGAATGGCTGGCCTTACAGCTGCAAACAAGCTTTGCACAGCTCAAAAAGATGGTGAAGCTTTTGAGCTGTGTGTGTTCGAAGGAGGGTCAAGAATTGGTGGCAGGATCAACACTTCTGAGTTTGGTGGGGATAGAATTGAGATGGGTGCAACTTGGATTCATGGAATTTTAAACAGTCCTGTTTATAAAATTGCTCAAGAAATTGATGGTTTAAAGTCTGAGAAGCCTTGGGAATGTATGGATGGGTTTCTTGATGAACCTGTTACTATTGCTGAAGGTGGGCTTGAGGTAAGTCCATCACTTGTTGAGGTCATTACAAGTCTGTTTAACTCACTTATGGACTTTGCTCAGGGTAAAAATGTTGAGTTTCAAGAAAATGTTGCTGCTAAAGCTTTTTTAGATTGTGGTTCTGATAGGCCAAGTCTTGGTTGTTTCTTGAGAAATGGGCTTGAGGCCTATTGGGATTTAGTCAAGAATGGTGAAGAAGATGTTGGTTGGAGTAGGAAGTTGCTTGAAGAAGCTATTTTTGCAATGCATGAAAATACTCAGAGGACTTATACTTCAGCTGGAGATTTGATGAATCTTGATTATACTGCTGAGAGTGAGTACATGATGTTTCCTGGTGAAGAAATTACTATTGCTAAAGGGTACATGAGTATAATTGAATCAATAGCATCTGTTTTACCTGCTGGTTTGATTCAATTAGGCCGAAAAGTCGAAAAAATTGAGTGGCAGCAGCCCAGTAGTTGTCTTGGCACAACTAGGCCAGTGAAGTTGCATTTTTCTGATGGAACAACCTTTTCAGCTGATCATGTAATTGTCACTGTGTCATTAGGTGTGCTTAAAGATCGAATTCGCGATGAGTCAAGTATGTTTTCCCCTCCCCTTCCTAGTTTCAAGAACCAAGCGATCTCGAAACTTGGATATGGAGTTGTTAACAAATTGTTCTTGCAAGTTAGTACAAGTGATGATCAAGAAACCAGTGAGTTGAGCAAATTTCCTTTCTTGCAGATGGCCTTTCATCAATCCGATTCGAAACTAAAAAATCCTGACATACCTTGGTGGTTGAGAAGAACAGCTTACATAAGTCCAATTTACAAGAAATCAAGTGTGGTATTAGCTTGGTTGGCAGGAAAAGAAGCTCTTGCACTTGAATCTCTTGATGATGAAGAGATTCTTGATAAGGTTTCGACAACAATCTCGAGTTTTTTATCAAGTCCAGCTAAATTAAACAACGGGAATGGTAGTTCTTTGGGCAGTTATGAAGGGAAAGAATTGAAATTTACAAAAGTTCTAAGGACGAAATGGGGCAGTGATCCACTGTTCATGGGTTCCTATAGTTATGTAGCTGTTGGTTCAAGTGGAGATGATATAGACAACTTGGCAGAACCATTGCCAGAAAATGGTTCATCTTCACCTCCACTTCAAATCCTGTTTGCAGGGGAAGCAACTCATAGAACTCGTTATTCAACTACTCATGGTGCTTATTTTAGTGGCTTGAGAGAAGCTAATAGACTTCTCAAATATTACAAGTGTATTAGTGATCTTTAA
- the LOC141691419 gene encoding putative mitochondrial protein AtMg00820, translated as MYNHWVEAMNKEIEVLEVNGTWVITELPLGKKAIGSKWLFKIKFKSDGSIDRYKARLVVFGCKQTLGVDYIATFAPVAKMTTVRALLVVAGMQDWLTCQMDVTNAFLHGDLEETV; from the coding sequence ATGTATAATCATTGGGTTGAAGCAATGAACAAAGAaatagaagttttggaggtaaatgGGACTTGGGTCATTACTGAATTGCCACTTGGTAAGAAGGCTATTGGATCCAAATGGTTGTTTAAGATTAAGTTTAAATCAGATGGTAGTATAGACAGATACAAAGCCAGGTTAGTTGTGTTTGGTTGTAAGCAAACTCTTGGAGTGGATTATATTGCCACATTTGCTCCGGTTGCCAAAATGACAACTGTGCGTGCCTTATTAGTTGTTGCAGGAATGCAAGATTGGTTGACATGTCAAATGGATGTCACCAACGCATTTCTTCATGGTGACTTGGAAGAGACTGTATAA